One segment of Neodiprion fabricii isolate iyNeoFabr1 chromosome 1, iyNeoFabr1.1, whole genome shotgun sequence DNA contains the following:
- the LOC124183759 gene encoding SAP30-binding protein produces the protein MSVQSVALASLTATYTDSEGEDGGGDDLQESNIPQGTTAPQNVQFGQPQGFTSPKSGRSASNSPVGSNSKSNANLPNAPTLVTDVTSKVQRLVSYFDDTIVSDDEGTAAVNAGGQLFENGRSPLASTMQSPSHQGDMISDGETDLFGVTIPPEPQGQCPVELQEKITKLFRKMEGSGLDMNKVIQQRKDFRNPSIYEKLIQFCSINELGTNYPPERFDPFKWGKDSYYEELAKVQKAEMDKLEKMRKEKTKIEIVSGTAKRPANSSVTAEDDAKKRKSKWDQVATGAPTSVKPTVLLSQPTLTTLTSSATGTKATIISAFGSLPKKRL, from the coding sequence ATGTCTGTACAAAGTGTGGCTTTGGCGTCTCTCACGGCAACATACACTGACTCGGAGGGTGAGGACGGGGGAGGGGACGATCTACAGGAGAGTAACATCCCGCAGGGGACTACTGCCCCGCAAAATGTCCAATTTGGTCAGCCCCAGGGTTTCACCAGTCCCAAATCTGGCCGATCTGCCTCCAATAGCCCCGTCGGGTCGAATAGCAAGTCAAATGCAAACTTGCCCAACGCTCCCACCTTAGTTACGGATGTAACGTCCAAAGTCCAGAGATTAGTTTCATATTTTGATGACACGATAGTCTCGGATGACGAGGGTACTGCGGCGGTAAACGCCGGGGGGCAGCTCTTTGAAAATGGGAGATCCCCCTTGGCTTCCACCATGCAGTCTCCCTCGCATCAGGGAGATATGATTTCAGATGGCGAGACAGACCTTTTCGGAGTGACGATACCGCCGGAACCACAGGGACAGTGCCCTGTTGAGTTGCAGGAAAAGATAACTAAACTGTTCAGAAAGATGGAAGGCAGCGGTCTTGATATGAACAAAGTCATACAACAGAGAAAAGATTTTCGGAATCCCTCTATTTACGAAAAACTTATTCAATTTTGTAGCATCAATGAATTAGGTACCAATTACCCGCCAGAACGATTCGATCCTTTCAAATGGGGCAAAGATTCGTACTATGAGGAACTCGCCAAGGTGCAAAAAGCAGAAATGGACAAACTTGAGAAAATGAGGAaggagaaaacgaaaattgaaattgtatcCGGCACCGCTAAGAGGCCGGCAAATTCTTCCGTTACTGCCGAGGACGACGccaagaagagaaaaagcaAATGGGATCAAGTGGCGACCGGAGCTCCAACATCCGTCAAGCCCACCGTATTGTTGTCTCAACCTACCTTAACGACGCTCACGTCTTCGGCGACGGGGACAAAAGCAACGATAATATCCGCGTTTGGTTCACTACCAAAGAAAAGACTGTAA
- the LOC124183780 gene encoding charged multivesicular body protein 4b — translation MSFFSKVFGGKKEPTAPSTAEAIQKLRETEEMLMKKQDFLEKKIDIEKQTARKNGTANKRAAIQALKRKKRYEKQLLQIDGTLSTIEMQREALEGANTNTAVLTTMNSAAAALKAAHQHMDVDQVHDMMDDIAEQQDVAREISDAISNPVAFGQDVDEDELAKELEELEQEELDKELLGVGGIGTPTELPAVPATSVPAAPAKARSKAKAEEVDDDLKELEAWAS, via the exons ATGAGCTTTTTTAGCAAAGTGTTTGGCGGTAAGAAGGAGCCCACTGCTCCTTCAACGGCCGAGGCGATCCAGAAACTCAGGGAGACCGAAGAAATGCTAATGAAAAAACAAGATTTCCTCGAGAAGAAGATCGACATTGAAAAACAAACGGCCAGAAAGAACGGAACTGCGAACAAACGAG ctGCGATTCAGGCACTGAAGAGAAAGAAGCGCTATGAGAAACAATTGCTGCAAATTGATGGAACGTTGTCGACAATTGAAATGCAGAGAGAGGCGCTGGAGGGTGCTAATACCAACACAGCGGTTCTAACCACCATGAACAGTGCCGCGGCTGCTCTAAAGGCTGCCCACCAACACAT GGATGTTGACCAAGTTCACGACATGATGGATGACATAGCGGAGCAACAAGATGTTGCACGTGAAATTTCCGACGCAATCTCAAACCCGGTTGCCTTTGGCCAAGATGTGGATGAAGACGAATTGGCAAAGGAACTCGAGGAACTCGAACAAGAGGAATTGGACAAAGAACTGCTTGGAGTCGGCGGAATTGGAACTCCTACCGAACTACCAGCCGTTCCTGCTACATCAGTGCCTGCTGCTCCTGCCAAAGCTCGTTCAA aAGCCAAAGCCGAAGAAGTCGACGACGATCTAAAGGAATTGGAAGCGTGGGCCTCGTAA